The following proteins are co-located in the Salvelinus namaycush isolate Seneca chromosome 33, SaNama_1.0, whole genome shotgun sequence genome:
- the LOC120027822 gene encoding carbohydrate sulfotransferase 2-like gives MRGKQYHQQLKLTAPWEKDAGYGRKLKTYRNHTKIIAQPGIVMKVLRRKRIVLFIAYFLLLVLTMLNLANYKWTKEPQQCNHQMRSTTYHGRSDIRFLYRPSLAKKRQLVYVLTTWRSGSSFFGELFNQNPEVFFLYEPMWHIWQKLYPGDAVSLQGAARDMLSSLYRCDLSVFQLYNSPGGKNFTSLGLFGATLNKVVCSYPLCSAYRKEVVGMVDDKVCKKCPPQSLRLLEEECLKYSTIVIKGVRILDVNVLAPLMEDPSLDVKVVHLVRDPRAVANSRIKSRHGLIRENLQVVRSRDPKLRRIPFVDPNHKANKKDGSDYHSIGAMEVICDRTSRTLRTALNPPSWLKGKYMAVRYEDLVENPVKILRNIYRFANLTTNHDIESFALNMTGGSSSSSKPFIVSSRNATQAASAWRTVLSIQQIKQVEDYCHHSMAVLGYERVRTAGEAKDLSKSLLTVSKL, from the coding sequence ATGAGAGGGAAACAATACCATCAACAACTGAAGTTGACAGCGCCTTGGGAGAAGGATGCTGGCTACGGGAGAAAGCTCAAAACGTACAGGAACCATACCAAGATAATAGCCCAGCCCGGCATTGTGATGAAGGTGCTACGCAGAAAGCGGATTGTGTTGTTTATAGCCTATTTCTTGCTGCTGGTGCTGACCATGCTGAACTTGGCCAACTATAAATGGACTAAAGAGCCCCAGCAGTGCAATCACCAGATGAGGAGCACTACCTATCATGGCAGATCAGACATCCGGTTCCTCTACAGACCCTCTCTGGCCAAAAAAAGACAGTTGGTCTATGTTCTGACCACATGGAGGTCCGGGTCCTCCTTTTTCGGGGAGCTGTTTAACCAAAATCCTGAAGTGTTCTTCCTGTATGAACCCATGTGGCACATCTGGCAGAAGCTGTACCCGGGAGACGCAGTGTCTTTGCAGGGGGCAGCCAGGGACATGCTCAGTTCCTTATACCGCTGTGATCTCTCTGTGTTCCAGCTGTACAACAGCCCAGGGGGAAAGAACTTTACCTCCCTAGGACTCTTTGGGGCCACCCTTAATAAGGTGGTGTGCTCCTACCCCCTCTGCTCCGCCTACAGGAAAGAGGTGGTAGGGATGGTGGACGACAAGGTGTGTAAAAAGTGTCCACCTCAAAGCCTTAGACTACTGGAGGAGGAGTGCCTCAAATACAGCACTATTGTTATTAAAGGGGTGCGTATCCTGGACGTTAATGTTCTAGCCCCCCTCATGGAGGACCCGTCGCTGGACGTGAAGGTAGTCCACCTGGTCAGGGACCCCCGGGCCGTGGCCAACTCCAGGATCAAGTCCCGACACGGGCTGATCCGTGAGAACCTGCAGGTGGTCCGGAGCAGGGACCCCAAGCTCCGCAGGATCCCCTTCGTAGACCCCAACCACAAAGCCAACAAGAAGGACGGCTCAGACTACCACTCCATCGGAGCCATGGAGGTGATCTGTGACCGCACCTCCCGGACCCTGAGGACTGCCTTAAACCCTCCCAGTTGGCTCAAAGGGAAGTACATGGCCGTGCGCTATGAGGACCTGGTGGAAAACCCTGTGAAGATCCTGAGGAACATCTACCGCTTCGCCAACCTCACCACCAACCATGACATTGAATCGTTTGCTCTGAACATGACAGGTGGGTCTAGTTCGTCCTCCAAGCCATTCATAGTGTCCTCCAGGAACGCCACTCAGGCTGCCAGCGCATGGAGAACAGTGCTCAGCATCCAGCAGATCAAACAGGTGGAGGACTACTGTCATCACTCCATGGCTGTCCTGGGCTACGAGAGAGTCAGGACGGCCGGGGAGGCCAAGGACCTCAGTAAGTCCCTACTGACGGTCTCCAAACTGTGA